The nucleotide sequence ATTGATAGTTTGCAGCTAACTCGGCCTAGTCCTCAGCAGATTTGCCATCAGTCAACTGCTTGAGATGAATGTGCTTGTAACCCAGTTGAATCTCAAACTCGTCTCCAGGCTTGAGGTTCATTTTTTGTGTGTAGGCAGCGCCAATAATAATTTGGCCATTTCGATGGACGCTGACGCGATACGTCGGTTCGCGACCCCGACGATCGCGGGCGACCCCTGGTGTCAGCTCGATACCTTTAGCGGCCAACACCGCATCGTAGAAATCCGTTAAGTTGACACGCGGCTTATTATCCTTCGTATGGGTAATGTAACCGCATCGCTTGGCAGTTTCGCGTTTGTTCAAATGAGAGAGGGACTCCACTTTTTGCAACAACGCTTTACCGGTTAGAGGGGCTTCTGGAATGTCTGACATATCAATTTAAAATACCGTTCTCTTTCTAAGATAGTCGATCTTAGTTGCGTTTTGGCAAAATTTTCACAATGAATTGAAATAATTTTCTTAAGCCAGAACGATCGGATTGAAGGGGGTCCGACTCGTAACTCGTGGACAGAGACCTCAGCAGATAGTATCGTCGAGATCGGTCTTTTTAGCTGAGATCCGCTCAGTCAACAGCAGAACTGCCGACTGGAGAAATGGCTGAGGGTAAGGGCGAATCGGCACTGCCATCAGGGGTTGAGCGGGATTTATTGGTGTCTGCAACCGTCTTTCGCCGTAGAAATTGGAGTCGGGATGGAGAGGGCAAAATTCTTTCGCTCGCAGGCTCCACCCATCAGATACAATATTTCAGTTGTCTTGGCGGCTAGAACTCTTGATCGAACGCTACACCTTGCCTGAAATGGGACGGCTTTGGACAGATACGTATAAATTTCAGACTTGGCTGCAGGTTGAAATCGCGGTGTGCGAGGCTCAGGCAGAGCTGCAGTTGATTCCAGCCGCTGCCGTTGAAGAAATTAAGGCCAAGGCAGCTTTTTCGACCGAGCGCGTCCTCGAAATTGAGGCAGAAGTCCATCACGACACGATCGCCTTCCTCACTAACGTGAACGAGTCCGTTGGGGATGCAGGACGATACATCCATCTCGGCTTAACCAGTTCTGACGTTATCGATACAGCCCTATCCTTGCAGTTAGTTGCCTCTCTAGAGATTTTGCTGCCCTGTTTGGATGACGCCATTGCAGCAATTCGAGGACGGGCTCGCGAACATCGCTATACCCTCATGGTGGGCCGCACCCACGGCATTCATGCAGAGCCAATTACGTTTGGGTTTAAGTTGGCGGGCTGGCTGGCGGAATGTTTGCGCCATCGCGATCGCCTCAGCCGCTTGCGGCAGTCTGTCGCGATCGGAAAAATCTCGGGTGCTGTGGGTACTTATGCCAATGTTTCTCCAAAAATTGAGCAACTCACCTGCGAACGTTTGGGTTTGCGTCCCGACCTAGCTTCGACACAAGTGATTTCCCGCGACCTGCATGCTGAATACGTGCAAACTTTAGCCACGATCGGTGCATCTATCGAGCGGTTTGCGGTCGAAATTCGCAATCTGCAGCGAACGGATGTGTTGGAAGTTGAGGAATTTTTTGCCAAGGGGCAAAAGGGCTCTTCGGCCATGCCCCACAAGCGCAATCCGATTAAATCGGAGCAATTGACCGGTTTAGCTCGATTATTGCGGGGCTATGCGGTCTCTGCTGTGGAGAATATGGCCTTGTGGCACGAGCGGGATATTTCCCACAGTTCGGTGGAACGAACGATCCTGCCGGACTCGTCAATTTTATGCCATTACATGCTGGTAAAATTTACAAGTTTGATGGCGAACCTGCAGGTTCACGCCGACAATATGCTGCGCAACCTCAATGTCTATGGCGGTGCGATTTTCAGCCAGCAGGTGTTATTGGCTTTAGTTCAAAAGGGACTGACCCGCGAGGCAGCTTACGCGATCGTACAGCGCAATGCCCATACGGCCTGGAATCAGCCTGACGGGGACTTCAAGGCGAATGTGTTTGCGGATGAAGAAGTGACCGAGCATCTCTCCGCTGAGGAAATTGGCGCCTGCTTCGACGCCAAGCGCCATCTGAAGCATTTGGATACCGTGTTCGATCGCCTCGGTATCTAGTCTCATTGCTTGCACAATCGGGCCATATAAAAGCCATCTCGATCGCTGCGGTGGGGCCAAATTTGTTGAGGTTCGACCGCGGGGTCTATTCTCCAGTCGGGATGGTGGCTGAGAAATCGCTCGACTTGCTGTCGATTTTCCTCGGGATGGGTGGTGCAGGTGGAATAGACCATCGCGCCATTAGGTTTGACCCAAGTTGCAGCGCGATCGAGGATTTTTGCTTGCAGTTGCGTCAGTTCCGCAATCTTTTCTGGCTTCTGCCGCCAGCGAGCATCTGCATGGCGGTGGAGAGTACCCAGACCGGAACAGGGGGCATCGACGAGAACGCGATCGCAACTCCCCGCCTGCGGCAATTCGTCCGGGAGAGGGGACTCCGCAGCTAAATCGACAGCGCGAGTCTGAATGCAATTGAGCTGCAAGCGCCGAGCATTCACATTCACCCGTTCGAGCCTGCCCGCATGACGATCTAGAGCCCAAACAGTCCCGCGATCGCCCATTAATTCGGCGATGTGAGTGGTTTTGCCGCCGGGAGCTGCACAACAATCGATAACGATCTCTCCTGGTTTCGGGTTCAAGAGTTGAGCCACTTGCTGGGCACTGGCATCCTGTACGCTCCAATGGCCTTCGGCAAATCCGGGTAGGTTGGCGATCGCCCCCACATGACCGTTGAGCCGCAGCGATCCGGGAATGTCTCCCAGAGGTTGAGCCTCAACACTAACCGACTGTAACGCTGCTCGAACTCGATCGACGCTAGTTTGCAAGCGATTCACCCGCAGATCGATCGCGGGCGGACGATTGAACCAGGCGCACAACGTTTCTGCTTCTTCGCCACCGAGCCGATCGATCCACAACTCCACCAGCCAATCTGGATAGCTGTAACGCAGGGCTAGATCGGTGACGGGATTGTCGTGGCGGGGCAAAACCTTATCTTTTGGGGTCCGCAAATAGGTTCGCAAAATTCCATTAGCCACCTTAGAGAGGCGACCGAGCTGGCAGCGGTGAGCCAGCTCGACAGTGGTGTTGACGGCAGCCGAGGCCGGAATGCGATCGAGATATCGCAGTTGATAAAAGCCAATTTGCAAAATTCGCCGCAGGGCTGGCGGTTGTTGGGAGGCAGACCTGCGGCCGAATTGTTCGATCAGGCTGTCGAGGGTGCGTTGGTGGCGAACGATGCCGTAGACCAACTCTGTGGCGAGATGGCGATCGACCTCTTGGGCCCGAGCTTTTGCCAGCACGCGATCGAGCGCAATATTGGCAAAGGCATCTTGACGATCCATCTGACGTAGAGTCAGAAATGCTAGGTAGCGGGCCGAACTTGTCACTCCGTCAGTCGCGTCCGCGAGCGATGATGATGTACTGCAGCAGTTGCAGGCCCGCGTATACTGCCGTTGCCACATAGGTCCAAGCGGCGGCATTGAGAACTGCCCGCGCCCCTTTGTTTTCTTCCCCTTGCAAAATTCCCAGGCGGTCCACCAGTTTGAGGGCGCGGCTGGAGGCATCGAATTCGACGGGCAAGGTGACAACGTGGAACAGCAGTGCCGCCGCGAAGAGGACGATACCGACGTTAATCAGTCCGGCGATATTGAGGAAGAAGCCCCCCAACACCAACATCGGACCGAATTGAGAGCCTAAGTTGGCGGCAGGCACCATCGAGGCCCGAAAGTTCATGAACTGATAGCCCTCTACATCTTGGAGAACGTGGCCGCATTCGTGGGCGGCGATCGCCGCTGCAGAGAGCGAACTGGAATTGTAGATTCCTTCGGAGAGGCGGACGGCCTTAGCCGACGGATCGTAGTGGTCGGTGAGTTGTCCCGCGACAGACTCTACTTTGACATCGCTGACGCCCATTTTCGCCAGGATCGTCCGTGCCACTTGTGCGCCAGTCATGCCCAAGCTAGATGCCTGCTCGGCATAGCGCTCGTAGGTGCCGCGCACATTGGCTTGGGCCCATGCCATCAGACCCATACCAATCAGCACGAGTATGTAAGACCAGTGAAAATACATTCAGACCTCCCAAACGAGGAAATCGCCTTCAACAGATTCATTATCGCCGATGGATGGGGGTAAGCAGCGATCGCCTCTGTAGGGATTACCGTTAGGAACCCAACTGTTGGCCGGGTTGTAACCGTACTCCATTGGCAAAGTCCCAAGCGGATTGTGCTTTTTTACCGGACAACTGAACTTGTTTGAGCAGCAGCGGGCCGCTGCCGGTTTGGATGCTAAAGCCCTGGTTTTTCAAAATGTCCAGTACAGTGCCCGGAGGGGCGACCCCGATCGCATCTCCTTCAGGGGGAGCTTCGGAACGCAGAATTTTGCACCGCTGGCCGCCGAAATCTGAGAAGCAATTGGGGTGAAAGGCTCGAATTTGATTGTGGAGAGCGATCGCGGCTTGCGACCAATCGATGGCAAAGTCCGATTTTTGTAAGAGGGGGGCGTAGGTAGCTAATTCCTCCTGTTGCGGTTCGGGAGTCAATGCGCCAGCCTCTAATTTCAACAGAGTTTCCACCAGCAGTTCGGCCCCCAGTGGAGCCAATGTATCCGCCAGCTCCGGCGCAGTGCAATTTGGGTCAATGGGCACAGCCGTTTTGAGCAGCATATCGCCCTTATCCATGCCTGCATCCATCAATATAGTGGTGATGCCCGTTTCGGTTTCGCCATTGGCGATCGCCCACTGAATCGGTGCAGCACCGCGATAGGCCGGTAGCAGGGAACCGTGTACGTTTACGCAGCCCAGCCGAGGCATGGCTAAGACTTGGGGGGAGAGGATCTGCCCGTAGGCCACAACCACAAAGACATCTGCGTTCAAAGCATCCAGAGCCCGAAGCATTTCGGGGGACCGTTTCAACCGCTCCGGTTGCCACACGGGGATATCGTGCGCTCGGGCCAGCGCTTTGACAGGGGTGGGTTGGAGTTTTTTGCCGCGACCTTTGGGGCGATCGGGTTGAGAGATGACGGCTTGTACGTCGAACTCTGGGCGATCGATGAGGGCTTGTAGGGTAGGGAGTGCAAAGCTGGGGGTGCCGAAGAAGACAACCTTCATGCGGTCTTGGGTCGAACTGCTCGTTTATTGTGCCACCGAGCGGCGATCGCCATTAAACCAGATTCATCAGCTCAGTACCTCGTCGGTATGGCAGAGCTTCGAGGTGACAGCCATCTGGCCAAACTGAGTTCGATGACTCTGCATGGCCCTCACCCCCGGCCCCTCTCCCAAGTTTGGGAGAGGGGAGAAACAGCCGAAAATCCTTACGGGGCCTTGTTCCCCTGCCCCCAAAGTTGGGGGTAGGGGTTAGGGGAAGGGGGCCACAGGCATCTAGACAAATGGCCAATGTTTCGGAATATGAATTTCGCCAGCAGCATCAATTTTGGGGGTAGGGGCTAGGGGATGGGGGCCAGACGTCTGTCGAACTGACGTTGGCCATGCTCTTTGTCTCGCCCCAAAATCGGCTTGCAGGCATTGGGCGATCGCTATTGACTGGTATCGAGCGAGTAGTTTGGGCTCGCGGCAGTCATGCCCTCAGTGTGAACGCTTCTCCTAATTCGGTTCAATTTTACGAAAAAGATGGGATTTCGCAGACTGGCTGCAGAACAGACCGAGAATGGCATTCGATTGACGCCGATGGAGAAAGCGCTAGTCGAATGCAGGCCAAAGAGCTCGTAGCTCTAGCCTCAATTTTGGGATTGTTCGCGCCATCATCCTGCATTTGCACCGCAGGTGCTCGAACGAGTGGATTGCGGAGTCGCGATCGCCTGGGGGAGCCAAGTAGACACGATGGCTGCACTCACTTCAGCCGCTTTTGTCGGGCCCCTCAATTCGGCCACCACCTGTAGTGCGAATTCAACCGCAGTTCCAGCACCGCGACTGGTGACGATGTGACCATCCACCACAACACGCTCTTGGCTGTAATCAGCCACCTCCATTTGGTCTTGGGTGGAGGGGAAGCTGGTGGCGGTGCGATCGTGCAGCAATCCAGCCTGGGAAAGGACCAATGGGGCTGCGCAGATGGCAGCGGTGCATTTGCGGGCTTGGCTAAATTGGCGGGCGAGTTGCCCAATTTTGGGGTTGTCTAACAACGCTTTGACGCCAGGACCGCCGGGGATGACGAGGGCATCGAACGAGCTGGCCAGCGTCTCGCTCCAAGTTTCGTCCAGCGTGGTGTCGGGCAGCACGGGAATTTGGTGGCTGCCGGTGACCGCAGCGCCCGGTTGGGAGAGGCCCGCCACCACCACATCGATCTCGGCACGACGCAGAATATCGATAATCGAGATAGCTTCGATTTCTTCAAAACCGTCTGGCAAAGGAACTAATACGCGAACCACAGTTCTTGCCTCTAGAATGTCAGGGCATTCCACTCCTAGCACAAACTCGCGGCGGGGGAGCTGGCAAATCGCCGCCAACTGAAGGGCTCTAGGGGGCGATGACTGACCCCTGTAAGTACGAGCTGGGCGATCGCCTCTGCAGTTGCAGGCGTCAATAAAATCCCGTTGCGGTGATGTCCCGTCGCCAAATAGAGATTCTGCTGCGGTCCCCGCCCCAAAATAGGGAGTTCGTCGGGGGTGGCAGGTCGATAGCCCCACCATTGTGCTTGCAGGGGCATTTCGGCAACGGGGGGAAAGAGGGCGATGGCATCGTTCAACAATTGTTGAATGCCGCCTGCGGTATTGCCCGGTTCGAAGCCCACTTCTTCCATCGTGGCTCCGATCGCAATCCGGCCATCTCGGCGGGGCACGATGTAAATGCCCTCCCCAAACAGAATGTGTTGCAACCGCCGCTTGGGGTCGAAAACCTGTAACATCTGCCCTTTAAGCGGCCGCACCGGCAATGGCAGCAGTTGTCCCGAAAAGGCTCCCGCCGCCGCCACGAAGATATCCGCTTCCAAGCGACCGCGCGGAGTTTGCACGGCCGCCACGCGATCGCCCTCCACGATCCAATCTTCGACTTCGGCATGGGCAAGCGCGGTGACTCCCACCTGCAGTAGCGCCGCCCGCAGAGACTGCACCAGTTGACGGTTGTCCACCTGCCCTTCTTGCGGCAGCCAAGTGGCCCCGCAGATGCGATCGCCCAATCCCGGCTGTCGGCGATCGAGGGCGTCTCTCGTCAGCCAATCAGGAGCGGGGCCATTGAGGGGAGGCTGCGCTTGCGGCAACAAAATTCCACAGGGCCAATAGCCAGTGTCTATGCCGGAGATTTGCTCCAGTTTGGCGCTCCAATCGGCATAGAGGGCGAGGCTGTGCAAACACAAATCGAGCATAGGACCGAGGGGAAGGGCTTCAGCTCTAGGAGCCAACATACCTGCTGCGGCCCAACTGGCCTGCCGGCCAAAGCGATCGCGATCCGCGATTGCAACCTGCCGACCCGCTAGCGCCAGCTCGAAGGCGATCGCCATCCCAATCGCGCCACCCCCCACCACCAAAACATCCCATCTGGGCACTAGCGTCTTCCCTCTGTTGCTCTGTCCGACCGTCAGTCTAGCGGAAGTAGCTCTCAATACGTAGCTTTCCCAGCCAGATTTAGGGCTTTTGGCTCTGGTTAGTCTTTGCAACCATCACTGCTCCAACTCGGTATAATCAGGAAAAGCTTGTAACAAGGTGTCAATCATGCCTTTCAAACATGTTGTCATGCCTTTTGTTAGAAACCCGGCTCTTCCGGTCCTGCTATGCCAAACAAGGCAAAAAGAACAAATCTACTAAAATCAAAACTTCTATTCCGAGGCCAGAGCTCTTACTGAGCATGGATTACAAGAGATTGAATCATATAAATATCTGAATGATAATTAGATATCACCTTTAGAAGATCATAATATGCTCGCCACAGCCTGTCAAAAACTACTCACAGAGACATTGGATCTGCCTGGGTCTCGGGTCACAGGATATCAAACTCTTGAAGGTATCGGCATCTTCTTGGAACTAGAGTCAGAAAGTCGACAAGCCATTTGTCCTCATTGCGGTCAGACGAGTCGAAGACTGCACCAAAATCACCGGTACTTAGTTAGAGACTTGCCAATGAGTGGACAATCTGTTTATCTACGAATCAATCGCCGTCAATTTAAGCGTAAGAATTGTGGAAAGCCATTCAGTGAAGTGCTAGAGCATGTTGACAAGAATAGAACTTATACAAAGCGCTTAGCCAGAGCAATCATTGGTCAGGTTTTGGATAGTGATATCCGGAGTGTGGCAGAACGCAACGATCTAAGTGATGATGAGATCCAAACAATTCTCAATGAATTGGGCGAGCAATTAATTCAAGAAGTACCAGAAGGATTAAAGAGGTTAGGAATCGATGAGATTTCATTAGTCAAAGGACAGGGTAACTATTGTGCTGTCTTAGTGGACCTAGATCTTAGGAAGCCACTCATGTTGCTAGAGTCACGTCGTCAAGAGGAATTGCGTCAAGTCTTTACTGGATGGGGAGAAGAGGTGTTGAGTAGAATTGTGGAAGCCAGTATCGATCTGTGGAGGCCATACCGGGATCTAGTTGAAGAAATGATGCCAAATGCGACAGTGGTGGCAGATAGGTTTCATATAATGAAGATAGTCAACGAAGAGCTAGACAAAGAGAGAAGAAAAGAGAAGAAAGCTGCGGGAAAGATTGAGAGCAAAGCAGAAAGGGAGGAAAAGCTAGAAGCAATCAATAAAACAAAATATGTTTTATTAAAGAATGAAGAGAATTTAAATTCAGAGCAGCATGAAAAGTTGTTGAATCTAGCGAAAGAAGTACCTGTTTTAGGAAAAATGCATGAACTTAAAGAGGAGTTTAGAAGCGTTTTTGATGACTTTGATAATTGGTTGGATGGCTCATATAAGCTAATCTTTTGGCTAAAGAAATCAAAGGAATATTTTCCTGAAAGTTATGGGACGATTGTGAGATGGTGTGGAGAGATCTGTGGTTACTTTGACCAGAAAACAAGCAGCGGTATAGTTGAAGGAATCAACAACAAGCTTAAACTGATTAAGAGATTGGGCTATGGCTTTAGAAACTTTGAAAACTTCAAAACCAGAGCTCTGCTTTGTTGGTACTTTGCGTCAAAAATAGCATAGTCAGAACCGATGAGCCCGATTCCAGAAGCCTTCAATATCAATAGGTATAAATCCTCAGGCATTCTCGCTGAACTCTTTATATCTCGTGCTCTTTTTTCATGGAGTTGTGTGCTTTGAGAGAAACCAACAGGCTGAACTCCTTGGCAAGCATGGCTTGTGGCTGCAATTAGATCCAGGAATGAGCCACCTTAACAGGGGGTAGACCCAACCTTCTGTCAGAGCTCGACAGGCCAGCAAGATAGCCCTCCGATCGCCGATCGAAGGGCTGAAAAGAACTGTCTCAACAGACAGCAAATCAGGCTGTCAGGAGAAATTAGGTGCCCACAGTCCAGGAGCTGAGGTACTCAATCTGCTCGGCAGTAAGGCGATCGATTTCGATACCCATCGCAGCTAACTTCAGGCGAGCAATCTCTCGATCCACCTCGGTGGGAACAGACAGCAAACCGGGCTGTAGCTGGCCTTTATTCTTCACCAAATATTCGCAAGCCAGCGCTTGGTTGGCAAAGCTCATATCCATCACCGCGCTGGGATGCCCCTCAGCTGCCGCCAGGTTGATCAAACGACCTTCCCCCAGCACGACAATGGATTTGCCGCTCTTGAGTTTGTACTCCTGCACGAAATTGCGGGCATCCCTTACCTCAACCGCTTCAGCACCGAGAGACTCCAGATCGATTTCAATGTCGAAGTGACCGGAGTTGCAGACGATCGCCCCATCCCGCATCACGGCGAAGTGCTCGGCCCGAATCACGTGCTTGTTGCCGGTCACCGTAATGAAAATATCCCCTTGCGCCGCCGCTGCCGACATGGGCATGACGCGGAACCCATCCATCACCGCTTCAATCGCGCGCACCGGATTGATTTCGGTGACGATAATATTGCCGCCCATGCCGCGAGCCCGCAGTGCCGTGCCCTTGCCGCACCAGCCATAACCCACCACCACAATGGTCTTACCCGCCAATAGAATATTGGTGGCGCGAATAATACCGTCGAGGGTGGATTGACCGGTACCATAGCGGTTGTCGAAAAAGTGCTTGGTGTCTGCGTCGTTCACATTGACTGCGGGAAAGGTGAGTACGCCGTCGTTAAACATTGCCTGCAGGCGCACGATGCCCGTTGTCGTTTCTTCGGTGGTACCGATGATGTCGCCAATTTGGTCTTGGCGCTCGGAGATGAGAGTGGCGGTAACGTCGCTGCCGTCATCAATGATGATGTTGGGCTTGTGGTCCAAAGCGATCTGGACGTGGCGGCGATACATGGCATTGTCTTCACCCTTTTGGGCGTAGACGGGAATGCCGTAGTCGGCCGCCAAGCAGGCGGCGACATCGTCTTGTGTAGAAAGCGGGTTGCTGGCAATCAGAACAGCGTCAGCTCCCCCCGCTTGCAGGGCGATCGCCAAATTGGCGGTTTCGGTGGTGACGTGGCAGCAAGCGGATAGCCGAATCCCCTGTAAGGGTTTTTCAGCCGCAAAGCGATCGCGAATTTGAGCCAGTACGGGCATTTCGCGTGCCGCCCACTCAATCCGCTGTTTGCCCTGAGGGGCCAAACTCAAATCTTTGACGTCGTTATCGACGGCAGTTGGAGCAGTAGTAACCATAAAATCCTCGCATGGCAGGTGTTTGAGAGCAGAGCCGCGACCCAGCGCCTATCGTCAGAGCTCGGCTTCAACTGGCATCTACCGTCCATATCGGTGAATGCGTACCCAGCTAAAGCTTGTCAGAGGTCCGAATCGCGATCGCTCAGTCACAGGTAGGGGGCAGACCTGCCCATTCGCTGCGATGCATTTCGGTTAACAAGTCTAACGTAACTGCGGCAAGAGGGAAAACCTTTACGGGCGAGAAGTACCGCTTGGCGGTTCGAGGAGGCGATCGCAAAACCCTTCTCAGCCCAAAGCTCCCAGTCCCGATCTCAGCTTTTTGCACATCCTTAGTCAAAGTCGTTACGAGTATGATATGCTGACACTCGTTAAAGATTTTTTCGAGGAGATATCTCCATGAGCGAAGTCACTCCCCTGAAGATTGGCACCCCCGCCCCCGACTTTAAGGCAACCGCTGTCATCGATCAGGATTTTGAGACCATCAGTCTGTCGCAGTATCGCGGCAAGTACGTCATCCTATTCTTCTATCCCCTCGACTTCACCTTTGTTTGCCCCACTGAGATTACCTCGTTTAGCGATCGCGCTGGCGAGTTCTCTGCTCTGAACACCCAGATCCTGGGGGTTTCTGTAGACAGTGAATTCTCTCACCTCGCTTGGGTGCAAACCGATCGCAAAGCGGGTGGCGTGGGCGATGTAAACTATCCG is from Synechococcus sp. PCC 7336 and encodes:
- a CDS encoding AbrB family transcriptional regulator translates to MSDIPEAPLTGKALLQKVESLSHLNKRETAKRCGYITHTKDNKPRVNLTDFYDAVLAAKGIELTPGVARDRRGREPTYRVSVHRNGQIIIGAAYTQKMNLKPGDEFEIQLGYKHIHLKQLTDGKSAED
- the purB gene encoding adenylosuccinate lyase; its protein translation is MIERYTLPEMGRLWTDTYKFQTWLQVEIAVCEAQAELQLIPAAAVEEIKAKAAFSTERVLEIEAEVHHDTIAFLTNVNESVGDAGRYIHLGLTSSDVIDTALSLQLVASLEILLPCLDDAIAAIRGRAREHRYTLMVGRTHGIHAEPITFGFKLAGWLAECLRHRDRLSRLRQSVAIGKISGAVGTYANVSPKIEQLTCERLGLRPDLASTQVISRDLHAEYVQTLATIGASIERFAVEIRNLQRTDVLEVEEFFAKGQKGSSAMPHKRNPIKSEQLTGLARLLRGYAVSAVENMALWHERDISHSSVERTILPDSSILCHYMLVKFTSLMANLQVHADNMLRNLNVYGGAIFSQQVLLALVQKGLTREAAYAIVQRNAHTAWNQPDGDFKANVFADEEVTEHLSAEEIGACFDAKRHLKHLDTVFDRLGI
- a CDS encoding 16S rRNA (cytosine(967)-C(5))-methyltransferase; this translates as MTSSARYLAFLTLRQMDRQDAFANIALDRVLAKARAQEVDRHLATELVYGIVRHQRTLDSLIEQFGRRSASQQPPALRRILQIGFYQLRYLDRIPASAAVNTTVELAHRCQLGRLSKVANGILRTYLRTPKDKVLPRHDNPVTDLALRYSYPDWLVELWIDRLGGEEAETLCAWFNRPPAIDLRVNRLQTSVDRVRAALQSVSVEAQPLGDIPGSLRLNGHVGAIANLPGFAEGHWSVQDASAQQVAQLLNPKPGEIVIDCCAAPGGKTTHIAELMGDRGTVWALDRHAGRLERVNVNARRLQLNCIQTRAVDLAAESPLPDELPQAGSCDRVLVDAPCSGLGTLHRHADARWRQKPEKIAELTQLQAKILDRAATWVKPNGAMVYSTCTTHPEENRQQVERFLSHHPDWRIDPAVEPQQIWPHRSDRDGFYMARLCKQ
- a CDS encoding zinc metallopeptidase, giving the protein MAWAQANVRGTYERYAEQASSLGMTGAQVARTILAKMGVSDVKVESVAGQLTDHYDPSAKAVRLSEGIYNSSSLSAAAIAAHECGHVLQDVEGYQFMNFRASMVPAANLGSQFGPMLVLGGFFLNIAGLINVGIVLFAAALLFHVVTLPVEFDASSRALKLVDRLGILQGEENKGARAVLNAAAWTYVATAVYAGLQLLQYIIIARGRD
- the fmt gene encoding methionyl-tRNA formyltransferase, whose translation is MKVVFFGTPSFALPTLQALIDRPEFDVQAVISQPDRPKGRGKKLQPTPVKALARAHDIPVWQPERLKRSPEMLRALDALNADVFVVVAYGQILSPQVLAMPRLGCVNVHGSLLPAYRGAAPIQWAIANGETETGITTILMDAGMDKGDMLLKTAVPIDPNCTAPELADTLAPLGAELLVETLLKLEAGALTPEPQQEELATYAPLLQKSDFAIDWSQAAIALHNQIRAFHPNCFSDFGGQRCKILRSEAPPEGDAIGVAPPGTVLDILKNQGFSIQTGSGPLLLKQVQLSGKKAQSAWDFANGVRLQPGQQLGS
- a CDS encoding DJ-1 family glyoxalase III, with translation MVRVLVPLPDGFEEIEAISIIDILRRAEIDVVVAGLSQPGAAVTGSHQIPVLPDTTLDETWSETLASSFDALVIPGGPGVKALLDNPKIGQLARQFSQARKCTAAICAAPLVLSQAGLLHDRTATSFPSTQDQMEVADYSQERVVVDGHIVTSRGAGTAVEFALQVVAELRGPTKAAEVSAAIVSTWLPQAIATPQSTRSSTCGANAG
- the thiO gene encoding glycine oxidase ThiO encodes the protein MPRWDVLVVGGGAIGMAIAFELALAGRQVAIADRDRFGRQASWAAAGMLAPRAEALPLGPMLDLCLHSLALYADWSAKLEQISGIDTGYWPCGILLPQAQPPLNGPAPDWLTRDALDRRQPGLGDRICGATWLPQEGQVDNRQLVQSLRAALLQVGVTALAHAEVEDWIVEGDRVAAVQTPRGRLEADIFVAAAGAFSGQLLPLPVRPLKGQMLQVFDPKRRLQHILFGEGIYIVPRRDGRIAIGATMEEVGFEPGNTAGGIQQLLNDAIALFPPVAEMPLQAQWWGYRPATPDELPILGRGPQQNLYLATGHHRNGILLTPATAEAIAQLVLTGVSHRPLEPFSWRRFASSPAASLC
- a CDS encoding ISL3 family transposase, with amino-acid sequence MLATACQKLLTETLDLPGSRVTGYQTLEGIGIFLELESESRQAICPHCGQTSRRLHQNHRYLVRDLPMSGQSVYLRINRRQFKRKNCGKPFSEVLEHVDKNRTYTKRLARAIIGQVLDSDIRSVAERNDLSDDEIQTILNELGEQLIQEVPEGLKRLGIDEISLVKGQGNYCAVLVDLDLRKPLMLLESRRQEELRQVFTGWGEEVLSRIVEASIDLWRPYRDLVEEMMPNATVVADRFHIMKIVNEELDKERRKEKKAAGKIESKAEREEKLEAINKTKYVLLKNEENLNSEQHEKLLNLAKEVPVLGKMHELKEEFRSVFDDFDNWLDGSYKLIFWLKKSKEYFPESYGTIVRWCGEICGYFDQKTSSGIVEGINNKLKLIKRLGYGFRNFENFKTRALLCWYFASKIA
- the ahcY gene encoding adenosylhomocysteinase is translated as MVTTAPTAVDNDVKDLSLAPQGKQRIEWAAREMPVLAQIRDRFAAEKPLQGIRLSACCHVTTETANLAIALQAGGADAVLIASNPLSTQDDVAACLAADYGIPVYAQKGEDNAMYRRHVQIALDHKPNIIIDDGSDVTATLISERQDQIGDIIGTTEETTTGIVRLQAMFNDGVLTFPAVNVNDADTKHFFDNRYGTGQSTLDGIIRATNILLAGKTIVVVGYGWCGKGTALRARGMGGNIIVTEINPVRAIEAVMDGFRVMPMSAAAAQGDIFITVTGNKHVIRAEHFAVMRDGAIVCNSGHFDIEIDLESLGAEAVEVRDARNFVQEYKLKSGKSIVVLGEGRLINLAAAEGHPSAVMDMSFANQALACEYLVKNKGQLQPGLLSVPTEVDREIARLKLAAMGIEIDRLTAEQIEYLSSWTVGT
- a CDS encoding peroxiredoxin, which translates into the protein MSEVTPLKIGTPAPDFKATAVIDQDFETISLSQYRGKYVILFFYPLDFTFVCPTEITSFSDRAGEFSALNTQILGVSVDSEFSHLAWVQTDRKAGGVGDVNYPLVSDLKKELSTAYGVLTDEGVALRGLFIIDPEGVVQYATINNLGFGRSVDETKRVLQAIQYIQSHPDEVCPANWQPGEATMKPTPTESKDYFAAIA